In Nematostella vectensis chromosome 2, jaNemVect1.1, whole genome shotgun sequence, one genomic interval encodes:
- the LOC5521127 gene encoding methylmalonyl-CoA mutase, mitochondrial, with protein MLSLFRLRNGIQSHRLSHGCKVVGSRFLHRQPLHPEWSELAKKQLKGVDPKQKLTWHTPEGIDIKPLYTKNDTAHMSDELPGKFPFTRGPNPTMYTNRPWTIRQYAGFSTVEESNKFYRDNIKAGQQGLSVAFDLATHRGYDSDNPRVHGDVGMAGVAVDSVEDMKALFDGIPLEKMSVSMTMNGAVLPVLAMYIVAAEEQGVKQEQLTGTIQNDILKEFMVRNTYIFPPEPSMKIVGDIFQYTSQHMPKYNSISISGYHMQEAGADAVLEMAFTIADGLEYCRTGLKAGLDIDNFAPRLSFFWGVGMNFYMEIAKMRAARRLWANLIQKNFNPKNSKSCMLRTHSQTSGWSLTEQDPYNNIIRTTIEAMAAVFGGTQSLHTNSFDEALALPTPFSARIARNTQIILQEESGIPKVADPWGGSYMMESLTDEIYEAGMKVIQEVEELGGMAKAVAQGMPKLRIEECAAKRQARIDSGSETIVGVNKHRLGKEEQVEVLVVDNTRVREQQVQKLKKIRDVRNNEEVTKAMDAITECCKTGQGNLLELAIQASRVRCTLGEITEAMERVVGRHVARDRMVSGAYKSEYGDTDEIKQCMNRVEEFVEVEGRRPRILVAKMGQDGHDRGGKVIATGFADLGFDVDIGPLFQTPEEVAQQAVDADVHVVGVSSQAAGHKTLIPELVKELNKMGRSDIVVVCGGVIPPQDYDFLYKAGVTSIFGPGTRIPVAAIEVVNAISNNTGGNVHKKSSA; from the exons ATGTTGAGCTTATTCCGGCTCAGAAACGGAATCCAGAGCCACAGACTTTCGCATGGGTGCAAG GTTGTCGGGAGCCGTTTTCTCCATCGCCAGCCACTGCACCCTGAGTGGTCAGAGCTTGCCAAAAAGCAGTTGAAGGGTGTGGATCCTAAGCAAAAACTGACATGGCATACTCCAGAG GGTATTGATATAAAGCCCTTGTACACTAAAAATGATACTGCACACATGTCAGATGAGCTTCCTGGCAAGTTTCCTTTTACACGTGGTCCAAATCCCACTATGTACACCAATAGGCCATGGACTATCCGACAG TATGCTGGATTTAGCACAGTAGAGGAGAGCAACAAGTTCTACAGAGACAATATCAAAGCAGGTCAACAGGGGTTGAGTGTAGCCTTTGACTTAGCAACACATCGAGG GTATGATTCAGACAACCCTAGGGTGCACGGTGATGTTGGCATGGCAGGTGTTGCTGTTGACTCAGTTGAAGATATGAAG GCCCTGTTTGATGGTATTCCCCTAGAGAAGATGTCAGTCTCCATGACGATGAATGGGGCAGTCCTCCCTGTCCTGGCCATGTACATTGTCGCAGCAGAGGAACAG GGTGTGAAGCAAGAACAGCTTACAGGAACAATTCAGAATGATATCCTGAAGGAGTTTATGGTCAGGAACACTTACATCTTTCCCCCAGAACCCTCAATGAAGATCGTTGGAGATATTTTTCAATATACTTCCCAG CACATGCCAAAGTATAATAGCATCTCAATCTCTGGTTACCACATGCAGGAGGCAGGTGCCGATGCTGTACTAGAGATGGCCTTCACTATTGCTGATGGCTTGGAATACTGTCGAACTG GTCTGAAGGCTGGCTTGGACATTGATAACTTTGCTCCTCGACTCTCGTTCTTCTGGGGTGTGGGCATGAACTTCTACATGGAGATTGCTAAAATGCGTGCAGCCAGACGATTATGGGCCAACTTGATCCAGAAGAATTTTAATCCCAAGAATTCCAAATCATGCATGCTGAGAACACACTCGCAGACCTCAGGCTGGTCTCTTACTGAGCAG GATCCCTATAACAATATAATCCGTACAACTATTGAGGCAATGGCAGCGGTGTTTGGAGGGACACAGTCTCTTCACACAAACTCCTTTGATGAGGCTCTAGCGCTACCAACTCCCTTCAGTGCCAGGATTGCACGCAACACCCAGATCATCCTTCAAGAGGAATCCGGAATCCCAAAG GTCGCTGATCCATGGGGCGGATCTTATATGATGGAGAGTCTAACAGATGAAATTTATGAAGCTGGGATGAAGGTTATTCAAGAG GTTGAAGAATTGGGTGGTATGGCAAAAGCTGTTGCTCAAGGGATGCCAAAGTTGAGGATTGAGGAGTGTGCTGCCAAGAGGCAAGCAAGAATTGACTCTGGATCAG AGACCATTGTGGGAGTAAACAAGCATCGTCTCGGGAAGGAGGAGCAGGTTGAGGTGTTGGTGGTTGACAATACACGTGTACGGGAACAACAG GTTCAAAAACTTAAGAAAATCAGAGATGTCCGTAACAACGAGGAG GTGACAAAGGCGATGGATGCCATAACAGAGTGCTGCAAGACTGGCCAGGGCAACCTGCTGGAGCTAGCGATCCAG GCTTCACGTGTGCGATGCACCCTGGGAGAAATCACAGAAGCCATGGAACGG GTTGTTGGCAGGCATGTAGCCCGCGATCGCATGGTCAGCGGTGCATACAAGTCGGAATACGGAGACACGGATGAAATCAAACAGTGCATGAACAGGGTCGAG GAGTTCGTGGAGGTCGAGGGGCGTCGCCCGCGTATACTCGTGGCAAAGATGGGTCAGGACGGACACGACCGCGGGGGCAAAGTCATCGCGACCGGTTTTGCAGATTTAGGATTTGACGTAGACATTGGACCTCTCTTCCAG ACCCCAGAGGAAGTCGCGCAGCAGGCTGTGGATGCCGATGTGCACGTGGTCGGAGTTAGTTCCCAGGCTGCCGGCCACAAGACTCTGATCCCAGAGTTGGTCAAAGAGCTAAACAAGATGGGTAGAAG TGACATTGTGGTGGTTTGCGGGGGAGTCATCCCACCCCAGGATTATGACTTCCTGTACAAGGCTGGCGTCACCTCCATATTCGGTCCCG